A section of the Macadamia integrifolia cultivar HAES 741 chromosome 9, SCU_Mint_v3, whole genome shotgun sequence genome encodes:
- the LOC122090108 gene encoding protein trichome birefringence-like 3, with the protein MKMLLDKMKPPRSKLPLSIVAVVVCAFTFIGALYIEDAGYLNFKAKSCSKQEPTPHSHESKRVEQNVSSSVEDDLLEDVDGDGKEGFDPDSCRVYRGKWVFNASVEPLYSDTSCPYLDRQVSCVKNGRPDSDYRYWEWQPDNCILPRFDPIGALEKLRGKRLMFVGDSLQRGQWESLICMVESSIPADQKSMRRGRSHSVFKAKEYNASIEFYWAPFLVESNSDLHIKPDPNDRILRVDSVFKHAKYWVGVDILVFNSYVWWMSGLKIKSLWGSFANGEDGYEELDAPVAYRIALKTWANWVDSTIDPNKTRLFFTTLSPTHMRSVDWHNKKGIRCYNETQPVMEKNFWGTGSDRRIMDVVTSVAERMKVPVSFINITQISNYRKDGHASVYTETQGEVLTDEQKADPLRYADCIHWCLPGVPDTWNRVFYAYL; encoded by the exons ATGAAAATGCTACTTGACAAAATGAAGCCTCCACGATCGAAACTACCTCTCTCCATTGTCGCTGTTGTGGTCTGTGCCTTCACATTCATCGGTGCCCTTTACATTGAAGATGCTGGATATCTGAATTTCAAGGCAAAATCTTGTTCTAAACAAGAACCCACACCCCATTCTCATGAGTCAAAACGTG TGGAACAGAATGTCAGCTCATCTGTGGAAGATGATCTTCTTGAAGATGTCGATGGAGATGGCAAGGAGGGGTTTGATCCAGACAGTTGCAGGGTTTACAGGGGAAAGTGGGTGTTCAATGCTTCAGTAGAGCCTTTATACTCTGATACAAGTTGCCCATATCTGGATAGGCAAGTTTCTTGTGTGAAGAATGGAAGGCCAGACTCCGACTACCGTTACTGGGAATGGCAGCCTGATAACTGCATTTTGCCAAG ATTTGATCCCATTGGTGCTCTTGAGAAACTCAGAGGGAAGAGATTGATGTTTGTTGGGGATTCATTACAAAGAGGTCAGTGGGAATCCTTAATTTGCATGGTCGAGTCTAGCATACCAGCAGACCAGAAGTCGATGCGACGAGGTCGGTCTCACTCTGTTTTCAAAGCTAAG GAATACAATGCATCCATCGAGTTCTACTGGGCTCCCTTCCTCGTCGAATCCAATTCTGATCTCCATATCAAACCAGATCCCAATGACAGAATTCTGAGAGTCGACTCGGTGTTTAAGCATGCCAAATACTGGGTAGGAGTGGACATCCTTGTGTTTAACTCTTACGTTTGGTGGATGAGTGGTCTAAAGATCAAGTCACT ATGGGGTTCCTTTGCAAATGGGGAAGATGGATACGAGGAGCTGGATGCACCCGTTGCTTATAGGATTGCCTTGAAGACATGGGCAAATTGGGTTGATTCTACCATTGATCCGAACAAGACCCGGCTCTTCTTCACCACTCTGTCCCCCACACACATGAG GAGTGTTGATTGGCACAATAAGAAGGGAATTCGATGCTACAACGAAACTCAACCCGTGATGGAGAAGAATTTCTGGGGAACTGGTTCTGATCGACGGATAATGGATGTGGTGACCAGTGTAGCAGAGAGAATGAAGGTTCCCGTATCATTCATCAACATAACACAAATCTCAAATTACCGAAAAGATGGACATGCATCAGTTTACACAGAAACCCAAGGAGAAGTATTAACAGATGAGCAAAAGGCAGACCCATTACGCTATGCAGATTGCATACATTGGTGTTTGCCAGGAGTGCCAGATACATGGAACAGAGTGTTTTATGCATACTTGTAA